The following are from one region of the Phormidium sp. PBR-2020 genome:
- a CDS encoding winged helix-turn-helix domain-containing protein, translating into MTPTSPSSTPRPSDCRLIEIPPEALNDIAEFFKTLSEVSRLQIVCSLKAGEKNVSEIIEATELGQANVSKHLRILAQAGLVTRRQQGVHVYYRIANPVVFSLCELACDVLTLQLEQQSQSFAAMKRLKNSF; encoded by the coding sequence ATGACTCCAACCTCTCCCTCCTCCACTCCCCGCCCGAGTGATTGTCGTTTAATCGAGATTCCCCCAGAAGCCCTCAACGATATTGCCGAATTCTTCAAGACCCTGTCCGAGGTGAGTCGCCTGCAAATCGTCTGTAGCCTCAAGGCGGGCGAGAAAAACGTCTCGGAGATTATCGAAGCCACAGAATTGGGACAGGCTAACGTCTCCAAGCATTTGCGAATTTTGGCCCAGGCCGGACTCGTCACCCGTCGCCAACAGGGGGTTCACGTCTATTACCGTATTGCCAATCCTGTGGTCTTCTCCCTCTGTGAGTTAGCCTGTGATGTCCTGACGCTACAGCTAGAACAGCAAAGCCAATCCTTTGCTGCTATGAAGCGATTGAAAAATTCCTTTTAA